The DNA sequence TAGATTTATTTTGTCTAGAATCTTTTGACAAAATTCATAAggaaaatttgttgataattacAAAAGTTATTATAGTATGAATAACCGACTTTAATAGCATTACAAGTTGACTTATTCTAATATTTGgaagttaattttatattttcttgtaatagtGTGTTCAAGTTTGTAGAAATTTTCTTATCAAACTttcccaaatatttttaaaattatacataaattagtttaaaaactTACAAATAGTCCTAGTTTATTCTTTTCCAAGTAGttagtaaaaaattatctaaacatatcaaatttattgtttCCTTATTAAATAAGCAATGATAATTATGGAGTGGATTGACCTGGACCTAGGCACATTGTGCAGACTAAACTCATtatagttaaaaagaaaaaaagtgattcTTATATAAACCTAATAAGCAACAGGTACCCAACATGTTATTAGTTTAACTAGAAATAGATTTGATTTCTTCAAggtcttttaaattttatgatagGTGAGCGAGTAGTTAAATTTTTGAGTGAAGACTAATATACATAAAAGTTGTAGATATATGTGTACTGtgcagaagaaaaaaatagtaagtaaTCCAAGAgagttgattttaaaataattaattttctaggTCTTAGTTTGGTAACAGATATACGTGTAATCGTGTCCAACAATACACAGCAACGTGCAGTGATATTGTCCAcaagttcaaataaattaatttacagCATTATTTACTGTACTTGGTTCCAAATTATGGACAGCATTAGTAGAagaaattagttatatataataagatatAAAAGGAAAGGGATGATGGCATTGAGTGAATTGATACTAAGATACAATAAGATATAAAAGGAAACGAAGGGGACCACTCTCTATAATTGCTACGAGTTTTGAGTCATTTTCTTCAAGGATCTCGGGAAGTTGAATTGCCCCACGAACACTTACAAATCCATAGGGTTAAACCATAAACCtaacttataaataaaactCATTCATCAGCTGCCACATGTCATACCCACATGGTGCGCATACACATAGACATGCACGTTTTTGAATATAATCATGACATGGATCTGCAACAATACATAGCTTGGTAGCTACATTATATATTGGGTACTGACCACAAGTGAGAGCAACGTGTCTGTGTTTGAGAGGACTAAAGTACACAGATGGGTGACAACATCAACATTGGCAAAGTCTTAGACAGAGAAGGCTTTAAGTATAACTTCACATCTTCAGCTTCAACTGCAAGTGATAGCTGTGCACAAGATGGGGTGATGAAGGAGCAGGATCGGTTGCTTCCAATAGCTAATGTTGGGAGAATCATGAAACAAACTCTTCCCCCGAATGCCAAGATCTCAAAAGAAGCAAAAGAAACCATGCAGGAATGTGTTTCTGAGTTCATCAGCTTTGTCACTGGGGAAGCTTCCGACAAGTGTCACAAGGAGAAGCGCAAAACGGTGAATGGTGATGATATTTGCTGGGCCTTGGCTACCCTAGGGTTTGATGACTACGCTGACCCTCTTAAAAGGTACTTGCATAAGTATAGGGAGTTGGAGGGGGAGAGAGCAAACCAAAATAAGAGTAACACTTACGAAAACAACATTgcaaacatataattaattcatGTCTCTTCGGCCTTCAAATTTCTGGGTTTCACACTACATCACCAACAACTAGTTGCTTCAGAATCCTGTGAGTTATAACTCATCTTTGTATTTGTATGTCCAGTAATAAGCTTTAATCATTTCCAGAATTCACGAACAATACGCATCTTTACTTGTAAATGTGAATTTGAAGttcttaatctgagcattgcTGGCTATGACTTTCTTGTGTGTCCTTGCTTCTTCACTCCATCTTAACTTGCAAATTGGGAATTTGAATATCTTCATTTGAACAATTGATGATGCCCTGCAGTGCTTAAGTTAATCTCTGTaagagaatgaaaagaaaagtttgCAAGAACTCACCAGAGAGCCAAAAGGATATAAGTAATCATAGTATACATGCAGCTAACAGATAAATAATCTCTTCCTATGATTTTGATCTCATTAATCAGTATGCAATTGCCAGCTAATCcagattcaagtaaggatttctccattttagaaaaatgacTTATTTTTACCCTAACGAAGAGATATGATGGATGCATTCGACGAAAGTATTTCTTCTGCATATGAATATCAGATACAACTGCTATTGATGTTATTAAAGGTTTTCGTTTTGTGCTttcatttttgctttttttgtttttggatttATAACCCTCAACGTTTACAACCTAGTTTTCTGATGTTCcagtcatttttcttttctccaatTTGTTCCTCTTTTAAATATTCAGCTTTAATCATTTCTATTTAGAAGCAATTTTGAGCATCATCTTATGAATAGACTTGGTTAATAGCtggaaaatataaatttaaaattttatatattgagtaaaaatagaaatttaagtaatatataaaaaagaaaacaagactCAAACATTTTGCATTTAAAGtggtgtcataattttttttttatatggataAAATCTCAACATCTTAATGATCATTATTTAGTGTTTAGCTCGAATTTCTTCGTAGTCCATGttgaattaataataatatatagcaaaattatttaaagaaatcatATGTTAATTCACTTCTTATTGCCGAAGAACtctagtttattttattttattttaaattgtgattTGTATGTCAGAAAAATATTAGTTGAGATTGTTTATGggataaattagaaatattcaCCACCATTAAGATATAAATTGTTCGTGAAGAAGATTTTTGACATCATCTTTGACACAAAGTCTTAAGacttaatttttatgaatattttttatcatttgtcATTtgactttctcatttctatttgatatcgaaggaaaaaactaaacttaaaagagaaatatgaatttaaaatacttttattttaaaagcaattgaaagttttttttttagaaaatacaaaatcttattataattcaataaaaatatgcTAATgctaaaaaatatcttaaatttgttACTAATTGTTTTAGTGACAaactattttgttaataaaattttgtcgataattttttcttgtaatgtcTTTCATTACTTCTTTCTGCTCATTTCATAGAGTTATGCAGTGATTCAGTGTACTAAGCAATTTTCACGGTTAATTTGAATCCTCGTAACATATTTTGTATCTCTTTTGGAACAATATGGATTGAATAAATGTTGTAGTACATAGAGACACTGGTCCCAATAAGAGAAGTTAGGGATTTGGTTAGTTAAGCATGCCCAATCTTTGAACTGTGTCAGAATAAAGATTTCCATCACATTAACCCTTTTCATTCCTAAAATTTTCCTTATTTCTTTTGTTCCATATAGTTAATATTATCTCTCAGTAAGGTGGGATAAATATGAAGAAGGTGATAATTTTGATGGAAGTGCAATTGAGGACCAATTATAACAAGtattatttgtttcttaaaaAAAGCTATAACAAGTATATGGAAGCCAGTTAAAGGTGTTCTCGATGGACGAGATTCACCTTGAAATCTCCATAAAAACAAAGCGTCactactttttatattattttaaattatggatTAATTAAGTCATAAAATGAATTCAATagtttaaaagtttttttacaCTTTGAATTCATCAAATTGTCATGTATGcacatatattcaaatttataatgattacttcaaattttatttattaagacaGATTCTTTTAGTTtaagttaataatataataaccatgcatgaaaattaaattatataaaaattacaagtaagaaaagttttacataaaaataatatattgaataatAAGGATTTACTTAACATGCTTAACAAGATTTTTCATTcctatttaattataagtttacatattataataaatttattgactttgtattaattatcttaacaattattcaacaacaaatttttaattaacagTGTAAAGCTAACTTATAAGTTTAGCCATCAATTTCAAAATGAGATTTCTATTTAAGAAAGTACTTAGTGAAGCCTTAGATTATCTGTTTATTGTTTTCTATTGTTCTTGACTGGTTATAATATTGTTCTAGCATTTAgtgtattttttcttctttttttctcattgtTGTTGTTACTCTTGTTTAAAAGATTAGTCTAatacaaatatttctttttagttaTCTAGATTTGTATTCATTATTATTCTCctttaatatcattaaaaataatttaaatgcttTAACAATGATAGCCATAACACTGTACCTACAACATTTTTCTTACTTAGATAtgcaattaaattaaaatgaaaacaagagCAAAGACTTTTGCTTGTTTTTATTCCTTGACTTTTGTCGGAATCTTCATGAGTTACTCATGTTGTCCAGCAGGATCTGTTCATAGAAAACGCagttaaaattcaaaaacccTAGCAAAATCCAGGGACCACATTTTCTGTCTCTACCTCCCATACCACACATGTTCTGTCGTATTGGATTTGAACTCCACCGATTGCTGGGTCTCGATGAACTTGACGTTTAATTTATTTGGTAGAATTTGGATCATTATCTTCTAACAATTgaagatcattttttttttgtgtctaCATTCATTTTCTTCGTAAACAGAGAAACCAAACAAATTTTGTGTCTTATATTGCTTCTTATAGTTGGCATGTGTTGAAAATGAACGAGAGGAGTAAAGCCAAAGATATTATATACCTcatatcttaatttaattaaccACCgttgtggggaagaagttctcaaaagttgaagtatatataaaacaagttaatcattttctttataataaacATAACTTAAACTGTTGTTGCAATTCATTCATCTAAAACCGCATGGAAATATcagtaattgaaaaaaaatatgaagctACAAGATATAATTCTCtcacaatattaaaaaaaaaaaatgtatcaggCCATATACAAGTAATATAATGACACTGTAAACAATTTCGAAAACAGTGTCGGCTTAACCGACTCCactgttaattaaaattaaataaaaaatgtaaaattatctttcaattatattaaatatagagctgtcaaaatggattGGAACTTGTGAGTCAACTGACTCACCACAGGTTCGGGTCAGGttgggttaaattttttttacaaattttaatacgggttgatttttgacccggttCATTTAGAACCCGGCTCATTCGGGTCGAACTCATGGTGAGCCAGGTTCACTCACAAACCCGCAgattgtttttttatccaacacaaaaataatttgtattttttttattttggtgtgtatttggattgtattaaagtttatttagattttaattagaatcacaatttagttttgaccgaaaaaaataaaaaaataatattttttttaattaagtgaactcgTGAGGCAACGCGTTTAACCtgccaacccgtggtggatcGGGCCaagttcgaatttttttggctcgctaaaaagtgagccggattgggttggctcactaaatcatcaacccgtgatgggtcgagccgggtcgggccgagttacccattttgacagctctaattaaatatatatatttgtgttggTACCGACTTATGAcacctaattaaaataaatattaaaaataaataagattaatattaacttaatagatactaactttatttatttttattgtttatatatatttaaattattattagtgttggttaaataaacatttaaataaaaaactaacacCATAACAAAATTACTAATTTacgagaaaaattaaaaaggaatatTTTTCATTAGTTTTTCGTTTTTTAACATGACAAAAAAATGGTCTCAAATTTTGTCCAAAATGGtctccttttttgttaaaacgtctcaaGTTTCCTTTCTGTTAAGTTTGGATTGATGCCGTTAAAtggggtgtcacgtgtcaattactcgatttttttattttttatttttgaattttttattttttattttttatttttgaatttttaaaaaaataaaaaatttgccaTGTGTCAAGTTGTCGTCATGCCACGTGACAGTGACAGAGTGATGTGGCAATGATAATGCCAAGTGTAGAAATCTGAGTTCATCTTCCACTTTATCTCCAGGAATACTAACATCATAAAGTTCATCTTCACTCAAAACTTCCCCTTCAGAGCCATTCCAACTACTGAGATCAAAGTCATCATCACCTTAACTCCCTGCTTCATCCGCCCCCTCCACAACAACCTCTACCTCACCCTCACTCCCACCCTTCACAACAACTTCATCCTCACCCTCCTCCTCCACAGCAACCTCATGAACACTGTCCAACATGTTTGAACTTCATCAACACCCTCCCCCTCACAATATCCTCACATTCATCTTCACCCCTAACCTCATTCATACAATCACCTTTATTTCCATCAACCTTAGGACCATAAAATTCCAACATATGTATTATTTGAGGTTCGGACACCAAGTGACAACATACAAGTGCACTTGACCATTCAGTGTGGCAATGTTGACCATTCAGTGTGGCAATGTTGACCATATGACATGAACCTTTGCCATTAATCAACAACTCCAACCTTCCTTCCAACATAGAATTTCCACCTATTGAATACCACATCTCATTCACATTCACATAACTCATCTCCttcaaaattgacattatctCAAAGTAGCTCCATCTGTCTGGGTCACATGATAAAGTAC is a window from the Vigna unguiculata cultivar IT97K-499-35 chromosome 7, ASM411807v1, whole genome shotgun sequence genome containing:
- the LOC114190814 gene encoding nuclear transcription factor Y subunit B-5-like produces the protein MGDNINIGKVLDREGFKYNFTSSASTASDSCAQDGVMKEQDRLLPIANVGRIMKQTLPPNAKISKEAKETMQECVSEFISFVTGEASDKCHKEKRKTVNGDDICWALATLGFDDYADPLKRYLHKYRELEGERANQNKSNTYENNIANI